The following are encoded together in the Triticum dicoccoides isolate Atlit2015 ecotype Zavitan chromosome 6B, WEW_v2.0, whole genome shotgun sequence genome:
- the LOC119326398 gene encoding two-component response regulator ORR24-like: MTVEGRVSGGGDGGGKDKFPVGMRVLAVDDDPTCLKVLENLLRRCDYHVTTTGQAATALRMLRENKDQFDLVISDVHMPDMDGFKLLELVGLEMDLPVIMLSANGETQTVMKGITHGACDYLLKPVRLEQLKTIWQHVIRRNTKNRGSDNDDAGQKGPNAEGENGGANRNKRQSRRDRDENGDDGDDSDENSNDNGDSSSQKKPRVVWSVELHRKFVAAVNQLGIDKAVPKKILDLMNVENITRENVASHLQKYRLYLKRMSMDASRQANLVAALGGRNPAYSNMNSMDVFRHYSNTYGRYRPVPTSNHSQSNNLVARMNSPSAYGMHGLLSPQSQPLHLGHAQNNLGTSLNDLGVNNGNLIRGAHMSTMVTGTSGNSFANISNGAPLAPTNRAVQSLESNNRQHLGRINSSSTDSFSSFASDSPHFPDLGRSSNTWQTAVPSNIQQLGQNGSMSQASLHGNGPRMEPVSSYAPPSNQITSLGNDMQNQVAPLASNSLPMVFNQGAAPFTFGNSTNSREALNSNLAFSNSGINISLPNLRIDNSVVPRQTLDGGNTGGVPSLQDGKIDQQAVGNQLNYNNNDLVGTSGLQRELSGGLDDIVVDMFRPDNDNGGIFDTDWGLV; the protein is encoded by the exons TTACAACCACTGGGCAGGCAGCCACCGCCCTCAGGATGCTCAGGGAGAACAAGGACCAGTTTGACCTCGTGATCAGCGATGTCCACATGCCGGACATGGATGGTTTCAAGCTCCTCGAGCTTGTCGGTCTGGAGATGGACCTCCCAGTCATTA TGTTGTCTGCAAATGGGGAGACACAGACAGTCATGAAGGGCATAACTCATGGAGCATGTGACTACCTGCTAAAGCCGGTGCGTCTTGAGCAGCTGAAGACAATATGGCAACATGTGATTAGGCGGAATACCAAGAACCGTGGTAGTGACAATGATGATGCCGGTCAGAAAGGGCCGAATGCTGAAGGTGAGAATGGCGGAGCTAACCGCAACAAGAGGCAGTCACGGAGGGATAGAGATGAGAATGGAGATGACGGTGATGATTCTGATGAAAACAGTAATGACAACGGCGACTCGTCATCCCAGAAGAAGCCAAGAGTTGTGTGGTCTGTGGAGCTGCACCGGAAGTTTGTTGCTGCTGTCAACCAGCTTGGCATCGACA AGGCTGTTCCAAAGAAGATATTGGACCTCATGAATGTAGAGAACATCACCAGGGAGAATGTTGCTAGTCATCTGCAG AAGTACCGGCTGTATCTGAAAAGGATGAGTATGGATGCAAGTAGACAGGCTAACCTCGTTGCTGCACTTGGAGGAAGGAACCCTGCTTACAGCAATATGAATTCAATGGATGTCTTCAGGCACTACAGCAACACGTACGGTAGATACCGACCAGTTCCAACCAGCAACCATTCCCAGTCAAATAACCTTGTTGCAAGGATGAACTCCCCTTCTGCATACGGAATGCATGGGTTGCTGTCTCCACAGTCTCAGCCACTTCACCTTGGCCATGCCCAGAATAATCTGGGCACTTCCCTGAACGATTTGGGTGTCAATAATGGTAACCTGATCAGGGGTGCACACATGTCAACCATGGTGACTGGTACTTCTGGTAACTCTTTTGCAAACATTTCAAATGGTGCACCATTGGCTCCTACAAATAGGGCAGTTCAGTCTCTTGAATCAAACAACAGGCAACACCTTGGTCGGATAAATTCATCTTCGACAGACTCATTTAGCTCATTCGCTAGTGATTCTCCCCACTTTCCAGATCTTGGAAGAAGTAGTAACACCTGGCAAACTGCAGTTCCGTCCAACATTCAGCAACTTGGTCAGAACGGCAGCATGTCCCAAGCAAGCTTGCATGGGAATGGCCCTAGGATGGAACCTGTCTCTAGCTATGCACCACCATCAAATCAGATTACATCTCTGGGAAATGATATGCAGAACCAAGTAGCACCACTAGCTAGCAATAGCCTTCCAATGGTATTCAATCAGGGTGCAGCGCCATTCACCTTTGGAAACAGCACAAACTCGAGAGAGGCGCTCAATAGCAACCTTGCGTTCAGCAACTCAGGCATCAACATTTCATTGCCAAACCTTCGCATTGACAATTCGGTTGTGCCAAGGCAGACTCTGGATGGCGGGAATACAGGCGGTGTTCCCTCTCTGCAGGATGGCAAGATTGATCAGCAAGCTGTTGGTAATCAGCTCAATTACAACAACAATGATCTTGTGGGGACAAGTGGGCTGCAAAGGGAGCTCAGTGGTGGTCTGGATGACATTGTTGTTGACATGTTCAGGCCG GATAATGATAATGgtggcattttcgacacggactggGGGCTGGTCTAG